The genomic region tgattttatgacTGTGAATCTAAAAAGGTTAGATATAAGTTcagctaaataaaatatattataattaaaaaagtttttagaaaTACTTTTTGATCATCATTTGCtggattaaatataaagctaaacCCGGTTCGGAATGTACCGATTCGGTTTCTACTGACGACAACGTTCTACATGTGATACTTTAAGTATGTCTCTTATGTTTATAACATCTTGAAGTAAGCCTCGACCTCCAAGGTAACAAATAGTTAACAACTAATTAGTTAACAATCAATCATTAGTTATTAAACAGGTTAGGTTAATTGGTTAAATTTCCTTTcggtttatctatatatttttgtatctgcCTCTTTGATCTAGCAACTTGTCAGAGTGCTCCCGAGGTACCGGATTCAAATCCCAAGCTGGTCAATGTAAATTTATTAGGTTTAGAGTTCCCAAGTTGGTTtatactcctgtgcctcggTAATCACATAAGGTGAACCTGAACAGACACTTGTTGGACTTGTCGTCCGATCGGAATACTGTGTTTACGTACACTTCTGCACTGTTATATATTCTGCCCCCTAGCAAGACTCTGGAGTATGGTCAGGAGGATgccattatcattattattagtgtatttattatataatgtaatcaaatgataatttacatgttttaatataagGGCTTTtgtatgaagtaagcttgaagCCCAAGGAGGTATAAAGGCTTTTTTTAGCAAACCCCTCCCCTAACACTAGGCCAGGTATAACCATGACAATTCAAAATTGCTTAGATATGCCTAGTGGTTGCGTTACTagctatatatctattataaattgtaGTCGTTTTTGGTGTACGTTCTCATCGTAATATACTGTTAGATGTAGAATAGCTAAGGTAGAGATACCGTCACATTATCTCCGTGTGTCGGTTAGTTTCCACGTGGTTTTATGACTTTCGTTTTATGAGTTTATCTCGACTGATAAGCGATGCATAAGGAGGTCAACCGATTCATTGCGAGAGAAGTTTTACCTGATAGGTATAGGTAGTCTTAGAGAATCGGATACTTTGTGATTTGTCGAATATTGCTATTCCAATTGTTGGAATTAATGTagataaacaactttgaccttaaATTGTtggttgaaatataaaatgattgtatTCACTGTGAATTCGAgagaaattataaacaaataaagtacAGGAAAATTCGTTGGTGCTCGGACCAACAGTCGCACAGATTCGGCAAGAATCTCGGCTCCTAGATATACACAAAAAAGTATGAATATCAATCGCTTGCCGTCAACGTTTTGACGCATATACgccaaatttattatacatctaAAAATTTGACGTATATTAAAAAggagatttttttgttaaaaaatctttgattaaaaaaaaatttaacgtaaattattacatgttatatatagtATCTAGATGAGAAACAGCATCACAAATAGGTATTAAATACCCAGACGCTCAGACGGCCGACACAAGTCAATGGCAATCGTTTCCTTTCAATAAACGATAATTACGTTATGTAACGCTGTTTGAAAAACGATAACGGATGATTGATATCTCtttgatatttacttatatgtatatgtttttaacGAGATAAAtgtttcgtaaaaaatatataaaattatcttcaaATTTAAGTGTTTTTACATAATACCGCTCTTTATAATGCGTAGTTGTACTGTGTATTagtagtactggtggtagggctttgtgcaagcccgtctgggtaggtaccacccattcatcagatattctaccgcaaaacagcaatgcttgatattgttgtgtttcggtttgaagggtgagtgagccagtgtaattacaggcacaagggacataaaatcttagttcccaaggttggtggcgcattggctataagcgatggttgacatttcttacaatgaaaatGTCTAAGGGAcgtttgttgaccacttaccatcaggtggcccatatgctcgtccaccttcctattctataaaaaaaaaagtttaaaaccaTTAAATGACTTACTAAGTTAGGTGTCTCCTTTTTGTAGTTAAGacgaattacatataaataaagcagttgaaaatttaatattgtttgctTGGTTTTCAACCCGCAACCCTTGATTAGGATTAAGGTATTCTAACCACAAATCCATCTCGGCTGCAAATTTCAATGTTATCGTATacgaaatatagataaaaattatattataatatatattaacatttgtcATTTTTAACATACAATATAGTTCTCTCGCTGATGTAATTAGCTAAGCATAATTAAAGAACGATCCCTAcacactttaaataaatatttatgcatataatgtgtatgtattcaAAAACTATTCTTGTACGAGACAAGATAATTATCTATCGTTTGTAAGGATTAAGAAACATGTccgttgttttatataaactcgTACCTATATAAACATACTAAATCAAAATTAAGTTattgtctgtgattttaaaatgtctGTCTCTTTTCAAGGTAATATTGCTATTTGCGAATTACCTAGAAGTTTGTACTATTTTgaactgtaattatattttattaaggccGATGTTTCTATACATAATGACGAAATATAGACtgtttaaattaacttaaaaaaagctTCAGCCTTGTAATTAATCATTTACAATaaatcaaaactcaaatgtattaTCATTTTGATATTCGTCACCGAATGTTCGAGATAAACTTTTGATCTAATACGTCCAACATTTTCaattaaacattaatgaatGGTTTTGATAAGCCTCTTGCGTatctaaattaagtaaaaaaatagtatcgtataataaaatataagtgacAAGCGATTTCAGAGTTCAAATAGCACTGATCGAACTATAATTTATAGGCAATTTTTTGTTGTTCGCTCGAAACAGATTATTTATCATCTGGCAACATTATTTACGTTAACCTTTGTCATCATCCGTTATCAATCCTAATTTTGCTACTTTTCCTTATCAAAAATATTCGAGTAGAATTATAATTCGAACTATGAGGACcaggatattttaaaattttttatcaatagcTCAAGGTCTTGAACCGTTTGACTCGATGTAATTATCATCTGCGATTTTTTATGGCTCGTGTACGATTTGaccaaatttatattgtttaattcgttaaacatttaaattggaatacatgaaataatttgtagttttaatatatctttcatAATGTGTATAACatcttcaaaacaaaaatttgacgagccggttggcgtggttggtagatacttgcctttcacactgaaggttgtgggttagattcccacccaggacagacattttgtgtgcatgaacatgtctgtttgtcctgagtctgggtgtaattaactatataagtatgtatttacaaaagaaaagtagtatatgtagtatatcagttgtctggtttccataatacaagctctgctaaatttgggttcagatggccgtgtgtgaataatgtcccaggatattattattattatttaaaataaaattaaaacattaaaaaaaactcagtagATActctttttacaagcttttaattgaatttaaagatttcgattttttattacGAGTTGATCCTACaaagattattattacatacatacaattaaaatacaatattagtttttgtttattgggatttggtatatttataatttcaccaacccgcattggagcagcgtggtggaataagctccaaaccttctcctcaaaaagaggagaagaggcctttagcccagcagtgggacattcacaggctgttacggttacggtatatttataatttatatagagaAGTATTGCAgagagttaaaatataaatttatatattacatgttacaaatacattatataaaataatacatacattgttTACGGTCAAACTGCCAATGTCAAACAAAGTCTGTGGTCTAACGTAAAACCTAACCTGTTTTTTTGACAtttcctttctttttttttaataccataCTGACCAAGTTTCGCCGAGCTGTACTTaatctttttttcaaataactCAAAATTGAAGCAtagttaacaaaaattaaaagtactATAAGCTCATACTTCTAGGCATGCTAGTTTGAAATCTTATTAGCAATAAATTACGGTTGATTTACGAGCTATGGGCtaccattattatatatacatgaaaatatCATTCAGTTTTAGGatacaaataaagaaacaagGTCAGACTTCTTAGCCTTATTACTCTTAATTGGTAATTGGTCTTggaattagtatataataaaatgaaacaaattatgtcttgtttatttatccaatatataagtatataatgttaTCTAAGTCTGACAATTAAGCGTGATTGTATTATATGGTGCTAAtttatactgatattataagtGCGAAAGTAAATCTGTTTGCCTGTTACGCTTTCGAGGCCACTAAGccgattttgataaagttttgatataaagcaagcttgaatcccgAGGACGGAGGTAGGCTTTTTTTACCTAGTATCCGTCGAGTATCGATTAACATATTGAAATAAGCGAAACCTCAATAGCAGGACTGGGGAAGGCTGAACAGAGGAATTTTACGAGCTGTTTTATAGATAAACTGTTTCATAGTTTAAAGGTGTTAATCAAactgaatgatttttttttcttctagtGAGAGCAGCATGTTCGTCTCCCGTCGTCGTTGGATCCTAAAGACCTGCGGTAAGACAACACCGCTCCGCTGCGTGCGTGCTGTGCTGCAGCTGGCTCAGGAGACCGCAGGACACTCCCGTGTGCAAAACGTGTTCTATTCGCGCAGGGAATTCGCAAGACCTACTGCGCAACTAAAGCCGCATGACAACTTTGATTCGGAGGTGAGCTTATATTGAAATTCGCTTTTGACtaaacatctatatatatattaattagtatatctGGATATATCTAGTTTTTTCTGGCTTTAAGTGTGTTAATAACGATGTTTGATTATCCTCGTtaatctagtggctagatatcaGTCCGCGCACCCCGAGATCCTGGATTCGAACCCCAACTCGGATcaataaaaagtcatttttatagttaagtgcactggtggtaggtctttgtgcaaactcgtctgggtagataccaaccactcatcacatattctaccgcaaaacagcagtacttggtattgttgtgttccggtttaaagggtgagtgagccagtgtaattacagccacaagtgacataacgtcttagttcccaaggttggtggcgcattggaaatgtaagcaatggttaacatttcttacaatgcctgtctatgggcattggtgaccatttaccatcaggtggcccatacgctcgtccgcctacctatactataaaaataaaaataacgttcaGTTTGTTcaagttcaattaaaatatgtaatagtatGGTTGCCAATTACATGAAACAAAGTTATTTGAATGCATTATCTATAATTGCCTAATGACTTATTACTAATCGTATCAATGAAACTAAATGGgtatgaaaacaaatttattagttaatttcCCTATGTCCCTGTTAATTGCCTTTAATGTTATCAGCGCTTCAAAATGCATGTATAAATATGTGCCTGCaagatgtaataaaaaagtaaagtccGTATGTTTAACTGCTGGGCTCAGGCCTCCTCTtctgtttgaggagaaggtttggagcttactccaccacgctccaatgcagcttggtggatacacgtggcagattttcatccgcaACAtgttttttcacgatgtttttcttcgccgTAGAGCTtgcgatgaattataaacacaaattaagcacataaaaatttagaaGTGCCGGTTTTGAAATCAgaatcaccggttaagattcacgtcttctaacgACTGGCCCCTCACTGcccattataatttaataataaaattttaaagacaCTATctctgttaatttaattttatctttaaaaaacgtACAGATTACAAAACACAACACAAACTTACAGATCAACGCagcgataaatattaataaaaaaaaaaattagcaattaATTAATGACTGTACGTAAACATAAGCGAGCACAATTATATATATCGGTGACGAGCATACTTATCAGCCGGCACAAGTCAAAGAGCAAACTTTACTAAGTTGAAAATTCTAAGAATTGATAACGTAAAAATTACAAGATGCAGACGTACGTCTCTCGCTCGTGTGTTTTATCATTGTATCGGGACGAATCTCAAAAGTTTGAGCAGAGATGACATAAAACGAACACGTGGACCTTTAAAGATGTACTTGTTCGTTTATAACTTTGTTCCTTTCAAATTCTCAactgttttttaattcagctcgTGCTTTGAAaggaatgaatatattatagtgttagGAAATTTGCATATCTCtcaagtaatattttgttacataactCTCAAGTAGTGTTTTGTAATAagcggagatggcccagtggtaagaacgcgtgaatcttaaccgatgatcgtgtgttcaaacccgggcaagcaccactgaattttcatgtgcttaatttgtgattataattcatctcgtgctttacggtgaaggaaaacatttcactgaaattctgccacatgtgtattccaccaacccgcatccaccaccggagcagcgtggtggaataaactccaaaccatctcctcaaaaagaggagaggaggcctttagcccagcagtgggacattcacaggctgttacggatttacGAAATGTTTTGTAAGGTATGTTAACTGTCGATTTGCACTCTAAATAAGTCAGTTGATGTTATAACCAAAAACCGGATACAAACTGTGCTACAAAGTAAAGTGATTTTGACACAGGAATATCAGTTAAAGTGGTTTGTCGTTACTTTTGGTCggggtttttaattaaaaaagaagacCTCTGAACTGTCAAAAATTCTTAAGTGTATTCGCTTGTAACGTACAAGGATATCTGCCAACTTATAGTGGAATCCGGCGGAATAACTCCAGTGGAGCTAAATAAAATccttggttcaaataggctcgtgTAAGCCATTTTATATCGTAATTTTATAgaattcaattgaatataaaagtatCACCTCctcggaatgtagattatacaATATGTCAACAAGTAGGTCTTTTACTTAAATGTAACACATAGACAATTATATacaatgaaattgaaataataaattaaattaatcaatgaaTACGAACTTATTCAATGACATTATCTTCTACATTTATAAacgtacacacatacataacaAACACATTGAAAAGCGGcgattaataaatacttaatgaaTGATCGCTttgaatgtgtgtgtgtgcatctttaatattttctcaCATCATAAATTGGATTCGAAAGTACGTATGTTCTTAACTTAATATAACTATTGTATATACGATGTTTATATAACCATGTGCATGTGTTATGACACACGTTTAACAATGTGTGTAACTTTTCCGATTGtccttgtatattttattatggaaATTACAAGTTAAAATAATTCTGAAGATAATAacgttattagttttattaattaactcaCCGaggttcggggcgcactcggcgccttgacACCGGTCAGCCCCACATACCCATACTgttccccactgttcccgtgcggaaaacgcgtaacgcgtttttccagcgttaaaaaaatatatatatcgtttgTATGGCAATTTATCATTTCTGATTTAAGAAACATTGAAATCGGTGTTAGTCTTACGTTTATGACAAAGACAGTTGTTCAGTTTTAACTCTCAAATCTGGACACAAATTTGAATCTTATAGTtctttgacagaaaaaaaatgtgggcagtacttactggtggtaggactttgtgaaagcccttattgttgtgttccgatttggagggtgagtgagccttaGTTTCAAAGGTTAAGTACCACCaaagggtaggtaccacccactcatcaggtatgcttccgcaaaacagcaatacttgatattgttgtgttccggtttgaagggtgagtgagccagtgtaattacaggcacaagggacataaaatcttagtttccaaggttggtggcgcagtggcgatataaacgatggttaatatttcttacaatgctaatatctacgggcgttggtgaccacttaccatcaggtggcccattcgctcgtccgcctacttatactaaaaaaaatagtacacaCATAATATGTCGTGACCGTAGTGTAAATATAGGCAATGCAGGTAGAAAACTCTTATACTTAGAAAATTTCTAGGGGATATCCCTGCTGGTACTCTGCTAgtcgtaaataaattttataactcaACATACGTCCAAAAacgtgtaattgttttttttttgtaattgtgctTTAGAAATTTTACTCGTAGGTGAATAAGGTTCAGGACCATTTGATTGAGACATTGAACTGTCtagatgttatttaattaataatttatagcgCAAAGCACATGTGTTGTTATAAACATAATCTTCGGAATGTTGGCTAATAAATGCGAGCGTCGGGTTGCGTTccatgaaataaaacaattaaatatataaacaaagatattattgtgtaatacagtattatataataataatgtcctccagatcgatttccgccgcggcggccaatctcaagagagattacccaactacgcaggagatattatagtgcacaagtgaaaAACCCActgactttttattggtccgacctgggaattgaacccaggacttcttggtctgcggccttacatcaagccacttaGCCATTcgtttacatattaataaatctttGTTAAAAAGCCTTCTTTACTTAGTTTGATGTAGTTTTTATTGTGACGATGTTTGGATCAAATTCGGGATGAGTTAAGTCTGTACTAGATTCAGGTTTTTAGTCTTTGAATTCCTCAAACAATATCGAAGCTgcgatttactaatattttccaCGTCTACCTAAACCTGAAATATTACACATTAGTGACCGTAATAACACAGAGTGGCTAtccttttttaatgaaaaatgcaATGATAATAAGGAGGTTCGCAAAAATATAACCACTAGGAAAATATTTGCAACGTAAGATTGTTACTTTTGGTGCGGTACAACTTTTTTAAAaggaattttatcatttttcttttattttaattcttgttTTATATCACTTatgttaagtaatattaaaaacatgtatacacatttgtttgcattttttttagttagcAACTGCATTAAAAAAACGTTCCTAAAATACCATTTGAACAATCGAGAACTATGTATTTTGGAGTAAACCAAACGTTAGCGTGATTTAGAAACTATTTTctctatacaaaatttcaaatataatgcgCAAAATTAAACAGTCCAATACATATTATGAATTCACTTATTTTCAGGTCGAACTGCTGGACTCATTCTTCGGTGACGGACGCGCGTACATTATGGGCCCGGAGAAAGACTGCTGGTATCTCTACACGCTTCTACCTCTGGAAGGTACGTCACATTATATTGATGGCAATATCCCTGTACTAACAAAAGCTtaagattttaatttcaaaattttaaaaatcaggTAATACTGagctataatataatagcttATGCCAAAATTTAGTATCGATTTGTTTGTGAACTATAATTATCAGATACTATTAGCATTGACTAGAATATCTCTGTAGCAGCACGGAGTCTGCAATTTATCAAGTTGTACCTTTTGCCTCAGAACATGGAGCTCTTGAAGTCGCTGGTCGTGTACCTTCCGAATTCTCGacattaataagtttttattaatgcgACCAGAGATTTAAACCGAGTACCTCAAGCCCTAAGACCTTattagctagccactagaccaacgaggcattcaaTAATACaaagcatttatattataattgcacAACTCCAATGGACTTAACGTAACACATCGGTTAATAGGTACAGTCGACGCTTTGGAGAAAGAGCAACAAAATGTTGGCATCGGGTGCGAGTCCTTGGAACCTGACCAGACCATCGAGATCCTTATGTCTGACCTGGATCCCGCGGTCATGGACATCTTCACCAGAGCCGCTTCCGCGAACGCAGCTGAAGCTACCAGGGTGagtatcaacaataataattgaaaacagaattaataaatacataaaataatatttcaactgGCAAATAGTGATATCTCTAGATACaggataacattattttttttataaaatcggcATGAATCATTTTCTCTAGaacatattgtaaaaaaaggaGTGTGTTTGTGTCAACGGTATCAGAGACAAAATGCCATAAATCGTAGACAAATATCTATAGATTAATCAGCATGTATTAATCGTTCCAGGCTTCCGGAATCGACAAACTGATCCCGGGGATGGTGATCGACGATTACCTGTTCGATCCATGTGGATATTCAATGAACGGAGTGGCTAAAGATGTGAGTAAATTATTAACAAGACTTATAATACATTTCTAAACTATCAAGGTCATGGAATGGAATAAaaaatcttgtaatatttttctttcttaaatagatttttaattaatttctctcTGTTTACTCTTTGCTTACGAAGAGCGATCTGGAACTGCCATCAGTAAGTTGGTGTCGATACATCTTTAAGATAAACTTCTCAATATTGGTAACGCTGAAATCATAAAGTAATACTAAAAGTTAAAACTCAAGTGAAAAAGTTTAGTCATTGTCGTTAGAGATATTCGAGTATTGACTGTTAAACTACATATACAAAATTTGAACtcttaaagttaatttatatatgtattaaacaaAATGAATGTATCCCATAATATGACCGATGATGCTCCGCAGGGATGCTACATGACGATCCATATAACGCCCGAGCCGCAGTGCTCGTACGTCTCGTTCGAGTCCAACGTGTCGGCCGCCAGCTACGACGCGCTGCTGGCTCGCGTGCTCGCCGCCTTCAGGCCCAACAAGTTCATCGTCACCGTGTTCGCCACGCCCGTGAGTACACTTGTCGTATATGGAGATCGGATCGGTTTCTATAAATGAATACTATAATTCAGCGTGTCCGACTCGCCACGACACGTCGCTACATAATCGGTCGCCCGCAGAACTCGCCGGGCGCCGACGCGTCGCGCCAGCTGAAGAAGTTCTCGTCGCTCGGCGCGTACTCGCAGAAGGACGCGCAGCACTGCCGCTTCTCCGGCTACGAGCTGCACTACGCGCTGTACTGCAAGTTCCCGAGCTGAGCCCgccgcggcgcgcgcgcgccggAGCCGGCCCGGCCGCTGGCGCGCCGGCCCGGCCGCTCGCCGGCGCGCGACCTCTCGCGCGCGCTGGCCCGGCCGCGCCCGGCGCTGCTGCGCGTGCTGGCGCGCGCGCTGCTCGCGTGCCGCTGCCGCGCCGGCTGAGCCACGCACACACGTACCACGGGAGCATTTATGAAGAATACTTCGTGCGAATACTTGTTACATGAGTGATGGGAATCGATTTTAcataaatgtacaaaattagAGTTAATCAAATGTCTAGAGTGAAGTATTTCTACAATAGATTACTGCTTGTAGCTAGGGGATAAGATGTCAGTTTAATGATTCTATTTACTAAAGTGATAAGTGATTAATGTTTAGACGTAATGCGACGGTCGGGCCGTGGCCGGCGGGGGCGCTGAGGGGCGGGGCGAGGGGGGGGGGACGGTGCGCGCGATCATGATTGTCGgagattttaaatcaaataaaagatttctTCTCATTTTAAATGTCTTTTATTAcaaagtttataaacttatacttcATCTAGCAccgtttaaattttcatataaaaaatattcttaaaattacaaCACCCATCACcgacaataaataatacttttataaatagataacttTTAGGAAACAAAATTTTTGATCAGTCTATCTTTTTCAGTCATTTAATTTTGAGACGCTTAGGAAAAATAAACTGACattctatataaaacataaatttaaaaataaactaaattatatcagaatttaataatcaaataacaCGACACTTCATTTACATCGTAGAAATCAAAAAAtcacttgaaaatttaaaaccGTTGAAGCCTTATTTAGGTACTTTACAAGGAGGAACAAAGCCACCGAATTGCTCCTCCAGATGTTTGGCGACAGCTAAGCAGAGAGCTTCCTGTCGCGGTGCCGCCACCACCTGGATACCCAGGGGAAGGCCATCGGAGTTTAGACCCAGAGGAACCTGAATATGATTTCAAATCGATTAGACGCACATGAACCTCAGaatgaaagataaataaaaaatgggtACAATATtccttacattaatattattatttatattaaaaaccagTTAGAACGACTTTAATTAAACTGGGACCAGTTAATAAGGACCGGAGGACtcgattacatatttttaaacaaaaattttaattgcttAGAAAATTCGCGCATAAAAACGCAGCATTCAAATGTgatcttgaaattttaatattatctagtCAAAAAAAGCTCAAACCCAACCTGAACAGCGGGAAACTTCAGCACGTTGAAGATGCCCCACAGCGAGAAGTTGTACGGGCGGAGCAGCAGCGCGGCGTGCGGCGGCGCGGGCGACGGCGCCGGCGGACACAGCAGCGCGCCGCCCGCCAGCACGCGCTGCACGACACATACTTTATTCGAGTGCGCTCTCACAAGCACTTTCcctttttaagattaattagatttttttaaatgtaataatcatttacagtaacagcctgttaatgttccactgctgggctaaggcctcctctccattttgaggagaaggtttggagcttattccgccacgctgctccaatgcgggttagtagaatacacgtgtggcagaatttcaatgaaatcagacacatgcaggtttcctcacgatgttttccttcaccgtcaagcacgggatgaattataatcacaatttagcacatgaaaattcagtggtgcttgcccgggtttgaacccgcgatcatcggttaagattcacgcgttgtaaccactaggccgtctcggcttatataatcatttacaattcatatttatatatcctatatgaacatcaacgaatacaACGAATACAAAATAACAGGTACGTCATTTTAAAGTTGTTACTATGGACAGGAATAAAACTGAGGACATTCGTTGCTGCTTTTAAGCATCATAtacattgataaatataattttcgtttaatctgtctttaataaataattataattatgtgtaaaaataacaaaatacaccATTCGTTACTGGATCATATAAGAACTTATTCAGTACTTGAATAAGTCTATTGTTATATCATAATATCAATTCAAGGTCAATGGTGTTTATCAATCGTTTCCATAGAACATGTGGACCTTAATCAGAGGATCCGgttaaacaaaattatgtttACGTGTTcttaagttttgtttataattaatgtgtCCAGCTGTGAAAAAACACA from Nymphalis io chromosome 11, ilAglIoxx1.1, whole genome shotgun sequence harbors:
- the LOC126771631 gene encoding S-adenosylmethionine decarboxylase proenzyme; translation: MAGTEIISNSESNDQFFEGVEKLIEIWFTPVKHADLRKITRQQWENVLKIVRCEIISFTQSEQVDAYVLSESSMFVSRRRWILKTCGKTTPLRCVRAVLQLAQETAGHSRVQNVFYSRREFARPTAQLKPHDNFDSEVELLDSFFGDGRAYIMGPEKDCWYLYTLLPLEGTVDALEKEQQNVGIGCESLEPDQTIEILMSDLDPAVMDIFTRAASANAAEATRASGIDKLIPGMVIDDYLFDPCGYSMNGVAKDGCYMTIHITPEPQCSYVSFESNVSAASYDALLARVLAAFRPNKFIVTVFATPNSPGADASRQLKKFSSLGAYSQKDAQHCRFSGYELHYALYCKFPS